A single region of the Massilia sp. erpn genome encodes:
- the nudB gene encoding dihydroneopterin triphosphate diphosphatase, with protein sequence MKPYKIPESVLVVIHTAALDVLLIERADRAGFWQSVTGSKDVVDEPLLETATRELFEETGIVADGERIVLRDWGLANIYEIYPVWRHRYAPGVTQNTEHVFSVEVARDTPIMLSAREHLQYAWLPWLEAADRCFSPSNAEAVLQLPQQLKKGG encoded by the coding sequence ATGAAGCCCTATAAAATCCCCGAATCCGTGCTGGTGGTGATCCACACCGCCGCCCTGGACGTGCTGCTGATCGAACGCGCCGACCGCGCCGGCTTCTGGCAATCCGTCACCGGTTCCAAGGACGTGGTGGACGAGCCGCTGCTGGAAACCGCGACCCGCGAACTGTTCGAGGAAACCGGCATCGTCGCCGATGGCGAGCGCATCGTGCTGCGCGACTGGGGCCTGGCCAATATCTACGAAATCTATCCCGTCTGGCGCCACCGCTACGCGCCCGGCGTCACGCAGAATACCGAGCATGTGTTCAGCGTTGAAGTCGCGCGCGACACGCCCATCATGCTGAGCGCGCGCGAACACCTGCAATACGCCTGGTTGCCCTGGCTGGAAGCGGCTGACCGCTGTTTCTCGCCCTCGAATGCGGAAGCGGTGCTGCAATTGCCGCAGCAGCTGAAAAAGGGGGGATAA
- the aspS gene encoding aspartate--tRNA ligase, whose product MSMRTHYCGLTTEALLGQTVSLCGWVHRRRDHGGVIFIDLRDREGLVQIVCNPEQADVFKVAESVRNEYCLRVTGVVKDRLAGTVNANLKSGKIEVICSQLEVLNASVAVPFQLDDDNLSETTRLTHRVLDLRRPQMQNNLRLRYKVSMEVRKYLDNLGFIDIETPTLTKSTPEGARDYLVPSRVNAGEFFALPQSPQLFKQLLMVANFDRYYQITKCFRDEDLRADRQPEFTQIDCETSFLNEQEIRDLFEDMIRKVFKNTMEVDLPNPFPVMDFATAMGKYGSDKPDMRVKLEFTELTEVMKDVEFKVFAGAAAMPNGRVVGLRVPKGADMPRSEIDAYTQFVAIYGAKGLAYIKVNEKAKGRDGLQSPIVKNIHDAALAKILELTGAEDGDLIFFGADKAKVVNDAIGALRVKIGHSEFGKKAGLFDDVWAPLWVIDFPMFEYDEESDRWTATHHPFTAPKDGHEDMLETNPGACVAKAYDMVLNGWELGGGSIRIHREEVQSKVFRALKIDDQEARLKFGFLLDALQYGAPPHGGLAFGLDRIVTLMTKSDSIRDVIAFPKTQRAQCLLTQAPSEVDEKQLRELHIRLRAAEPKVAG is encoded by the coding sequence ATGTCTATGCGTACTCACTACTGCGGCCTCACCACCGAAGCGCTGCTGGGCCAAACCGTTAGCCTGTGCGGCTGGGTGCACCGTCGCCGCGACCACGGCGGCGTGATTTTCATCGACCTGCGCGACCGCGAAGGTCTGGTTCAGATCGTTTGCAACCCGGAACAGGCCGACGTGTTCAAGGTCGCCGAATCCGTGCGTAACGAGTACTGCCTGCGCGTGACCGGTGTGGTCAAGGATCGCCTGGCTGGCACCGTCAACGCCAACCTGAAATCGGGCAAGATCGAAGTGATCTGCTCCCAGCTCGAAGTGCTGAACGCCTCCGTGGCCGTGCCGTTCCAGCTGGACGACGACAACCTGTCCGAAACCACCCGCCTGACCCACCGCGTGCTGGACCTGCGCCGTCCGCAGATGCAGAACAATCTGCGCCTGCGCTACAAGGTGTCGATGGAAGTGCGCAAGTATCTGGACAACCTGGGCTTCATCGATATCGAGACCCCGACCCTGACCAAATCCACCCCGGAAGGCGCGCGCGACTACCTGGTGCCTTCGCGCGTGAACGCCGGCGAATTCTTCGCCCTGCCGCAATCGCCGCAGCTGTTCAAGCAGCTGCTGATGGTGGCCAACTTCGACCGCTACTACCAGATCACCAAGTGCTTCCGCGACGAAGACCTGCGCGCCGACCGCCAGCCTGAATTCACCCAGATCGACTGCGAAACCTCCTTCCTGAACGAGCAGGAAATCCGCGATCTGTTCGAAGACATGATCCGCAAGGTGTTCAAGAACACCATGGAAGTCGATCTGCCTAACCCATTCCCGGTGATGGACTTCGCCACCGCCATGGGCAAATACGGTTCGGACAAGCCGGACATGCGCGTCAAGCTGGAATTCACCGAGCTGACCGAGGTGATGAAGGACGTCGAGTTCAAGGTCTTCGCCGGCGCCGCCGCCATGCCTAACGGCCGTGTGGTCGGCCTGCGCGTGCCGAAGGGCGCTGACATGCCGCGTTCGGAAATCGACGCCTACACCCAGTTCGTCGCCATCTACGGCGCCAAAGGCCTGGCTTACATCAAGGTCAACGAGAAAGCCAAAGGCCGCGACGGCCTGCAATCGCCGATCGTGAAGAACATCCACGACGCTGCCCTGGCCAAGATCCTGGAACTGACTGGCGCCGAAGACGGCGACCTGATCTTCTTCGGCGCGGACAAGGCCAAGGTGGTGAACGACGCCATCGGCGCCCTGCGCGTGAAGATCGGCCACTCCGAGTTCGGCAAGAAAGCCGGCCTGTTCGACGACGTCTGGGCACCGCTGTGGGTGATCGACTTCCCGATGTTCGAGTACGACGAAGAGTCGGACCGCTGGACCGCGACCCACCACCCGTTCACCGCGCCGAAAGACGGCCACGAAGACATGCTGGAAACCAATCCAGGCGCCTGCGTTGCCAAGGCCTACGATATGGTGCTGAACGGCTGGGAACTGGGTGGCGGCTCGATCCGTATCCACCGCGAAGAAGTGCAGTCCAAAGTCTTCCGCGCGCTGAAGATCGACGACCAGGAAGCCCGCCTGAAGTTCGGCTTCCTGCTGGACGCGCTGCAGTACGGCGCGCCGCCGCACGGTGGCCTGGCCTTCGGTCTGGACCGCATCGTGACCCTGATGACCAAGTCCGATTCGATCCGCGACGTGATCGCCTTCCCGAAAACCCAGCGTGCCCAGTGCCTGCTGACCCAGGCGCCGTCCGAAGTGGACGAGAAGCAGCTGCGCGAACTGCACATCCGCCTGCGCGCGGCTGAGCCGAAAGTGGCTGGTTAA
- a CDS encoding DUF502 domain-containing protein, whose amino-acid sequence MRKYFITGLLILVPLAITAWVLNLVISTMDQSLLIVPERWQPRTLIGFDIPGLGTMLTILIVFLTGLLTNNLIGNYIVRMWEKLLHRIPVVSSLYGSVKQVSDTLFSSSGNAFRKAVLIPYPHQESWTIAFLTGTPGGDVKNHLVGEYVSVYVPTTPNPTSGFFLMMKRENVVELDMTVDAALKYIVSMGVVAPE is encoded by the coding sequence ATGCGTAAATACTTTATTACCGGCTTGCTGATCCTGGTCCCGCTGGCGATCACGGCCTGGGTATTGAATCTGGTGATCAGCACCATGGACCAGTCCCTGCTGATCGTGCCGGAGCGCTGGCAGCCGCGCACCCTGATCGGCTTCGACATCCCGGGCCTGGGCACGATGCTGACCATCCTGATCGTGTTCCTGACCGGCTTGCTGACCAATAATCTGATCGGCAACTACATCGTGCGCATGTGGGAAAAGCTGCTGCACCGCATTCCCGTGGTCAGCTCGCTGTACGGCAGCGTCAAGCAGGTGTCGGACACCTTGTTTTCCTCGTCCGGCAATGCCTTCCGCAAGGCCGTGCTGATCCCGTACCCGCACCAGGAATCCTGGACTATCGCCTTTCTGACCGGCACGCCGGGCGGCGATGTGAAGAATCATCTGGTGGGCGAATATGTGAGCGTGTACGTGCCCACCACGCCGAACCCGACCTCCGGCTTTTTCCTGATGATGAAGCGTGAAAACGTCGTCGAACTGGATATGACGGTCGATGCCGCCCTGAAGTACATCGTTTCCATGGGCGTGGTTGCGCCCGAATAA
- a CDS encoding FmdB family zinc ribbon protein, whose product MPIYAYRCEECGFAKDVLQKISDPQLTDCPSCGKSAFKKQLTAAGFQLKGTGWYVTDFRGGSAPATGVASNNTAPAKSEAAPAASSAPAAASSGGGSGESA is encoded by the coding sequence ATGCCTATTTACGCTTACCGCTGCGAGGAATGCGGCTTTGCCAAGGACGTGCTGCAAAAGATCTCCGATCCGCAGCTGACCGATTGCCCATCCTGCGGTAAATCGGCCTTTAAGAAGCAACTGACGGCGGCGGGTTTCCAGCTCAAGGGTACCGGCTGGTACGTGACTGATTTCCGTGGCGGCAGCGCGCCGGCCACCGGCGTCGCCAGCAATAACACGGCCCCCGCCAAGAGCGAGGCCGCGCCCGCGGCATCGAGCGCACCGGCCGCAGCCAGCAGTGGCGGCGGCAGCGGCGAATCGGCCTGA
- a CDS encoding methyltransferase, producing the protein MPDFHSRDPLSPAFWDERFEKDFTPWDKGGAPERLRRFIAEWHGAAPTVLIPGCGSAYELNLMCEAGWDATAIDFSPAAVVAAQQVAGPWRGRVQAADFFAYAPPKALDLIYERAFLCAMPRAMWPRLVQRWADLLTPGAVLAGCFFYDSHPKGPPFGTSREELHGLLAPCFDCTLEEPVGDSIAVFAGKEYWLEWRRR; encoded by the coding sequence ATGCCCGACTTCCACAGCCGTGATCCGCTCTCGCCCGCCTTCTGGGACGAACGCTTCGAAAAAGACTTCACGCCCTGGGACAAGGGCGGCGCGCCGGAGCGTCTGCGCCGCTTTATCGCCGAGTGGCACGGTGCTGCGCCCACGGTGCTGATCCCCGGCTGCGGCTCGGCCTATGAACTGAACCTGATGTGCGAAGCGGGCTGGGACGCCACGGCCATCGACTTTTCACCCGCCGCCGTTGTTGCGGCGCAACAGGTCGCCGGCCCCTGGCGCGGGCGCGTGCAGGCGGCCGATTTCTTTGCCTACGCGCCGCCCAAGGCGCTGGACCTGATTTATGAGCGCGCCTTCCTGTGTGCCATGCCGCGCGCCATGTGGCCGCGCCTGGTGCAGCGCTGGGCCGATCTGCTGACCCCGGGCGCCGTGCTGGCCGGCTGCTTCTTTTACGATTCGCATCCCAAGGGGCCGCCGTTCGGCACCAGCCGCGAGGAATTGCACGGCCTGCTTGCGCCTTGCTTCGATTGCACGCTGGAAGAGCCGGTCGGCGATTCCATCGCTGTCTTCGCCGGGAAGGAGTATTGGCTGGAGTGGCGGCGCCGGTAA
- the ubiB gene encoding ubiquinone biosynthesis regulatory protein kinase UbiB yields MILKFLRLLKILRVVVQHGLDEIAISGFDKPRISRLLDTVFFWRDLSTPRGVRLRMALEELGPIFVKFGQVLSTRADLIPADIVVELARLQDRVPPFDSDLAIAQIERSLGAHPEQLFARFERVPVASASIAQVHFATLKDGTEVAVKVLRPGMKRLIDEDVALMRLAADWVSRLWPDSKRLKPKEVVAEFDKYLHDELDLMREAANASQLRRNFAESRLLLVPEMYWDYCSSNVIVMERMYGIPVSQIDRLLEAGVDLKKLSSDGVEIFFTQVFRDGFFHADMHPGNILVSIDPATFGRYIALDFGIVGTLNDYDKDYLSQNFLAFFRRDYKRVAEAHIESGWAPKETRVDELEAAVRACCEPIFDRPLKDISFGQVLLRLFQTSRRFNVEVQPQLVLLQKTLLNIEGLGRTLDPELDLWKTAKPYLERWMGEQVGWRGLVERLKAEAPRYSHILPALPRLVHHALSVAGEPDRGRNALLEQLLQEQRRTNRMLSFFVYLAGAFAIGVVGLQAWLRWHGAY; encoded by the coding sequence ATGATTCTCAAATTCCTGCGGCTGCTCAAGATCCTGCGCGTGGTCGTCCAGCATGGTCTGGACGAGATCGCCATCTCCGGCTTTGACAAGCCGCGCATTTCCCGCCTGCTCGACACGGTGTTTTTCTGGCGCGACCTGTCCACGCCGCGCGGCGTGCGCCTGCGCATGGCGCTGGAGGAACTCGGCCCCATCTTCGTCAAATTCGGCCAGGTGCTGTCCACCCGCGCCGACCTGATTCCGGCCGATATCGTGGTCGAGCTGGCGCGCCTGCAGGACCGCGTGCCGCCTTTCGATTCCGACCTGGCCATCGCCCAGATCGAACGCTCGCTGGGCGCCCACCCGGAGCAATTGTTCGCCCGATTCGAACGCGTGCCCGTGGCGTCGGCCTCGATTGCGCAAGTGCACTTCGCCACCTTGAAGGATGGCACGGAAGTGGCCGTCAAGGTGCTGCGTCCCGGCATGAAGCGCCTGATCGACGAGGACGTGGCCCTGATGCGCCTGGCCGCCGACTGGGTCAGCCGCCTGTGGCCGGACAGCAAGCGCCTGAAGCCGAAGGAGGTGGTGGCCGAGTTCGACAAATACCTGCACGATGAACTTGACCTGATGCGCGAGGCGGCCAACGCCAGCCAGCTGCGGCGCAACTTCGCCGAATCGCGCCTTTTGCTGGTGCCGGAAATGTACTGGGATTACTGCTCCAGCAATGTGATCGTGATGGAGCGCATGTACGGCATTCCCGTGTCGCAGATCGACCGCTTGCTGGAAGCGGGCGTGGACTTGAAAAAGCTCTCCAGCGACGGCGTGGAAATCTTCTTCACCCAGGTTTTCCGCGATGGCTTCTTCCATGCCGATATGCACCCGGGGAATATCCTGGTGTCCATCGACCCCGCCACTTTCGGCCGCTATATCGCGCTCGACTTCGGCATCGTCGGCACGCTCAACGATTACGACAAGGATTATCTGTCGCAAAACTTCCTGGCCTTCTTCCGCCGCGACTACAAGCGCGTGGCGGAAGCCCATATCGAGTCCGGCTGGGCGCCCAAGGAAACCCGGGTCGACGAGCTGGAAGCGGCCGTGCGCGCCTGCTGCGAACCGATCTTCGACCGTCCGCTGAAAGACATCTCCTTCGGCCAGGTGCTGCTGCGCCTGTTCCAGACGTCGCGCCGCTTCAATGTCGAAGTCCAGCCGCAACTGGTGCTGCTGCAAAAGACCCTGCTGAATATCGAAGGCCTGGGCCGCACCCTGGACCCGGAACTGGACCTGTGGAAGACTGCCAAGCCCTATCTGGAGCGCTGGATGGGCGAGCAGGTCGGCTGGCGCGGCCTGGTCGAGCGCCTGAAAGCCGAAGCGCCGCGCTACAGCCATATCCTGCCGGCGCTGCCGCGCCTGGTGCACCACGCGCTCAGCGTGGCTGGCGAACCGGACCGGGGCCGCAATGCATTGCTGGAACAATTACTGCAGGAGCAGCGCCGCACCAACCGCATGCTCAGTTTCTTCGTTTATCTGGCCGGCGCCTTTGCCATCGGCGTGGTTGGGCTGCAAGCCTGGCTGCGCTGGCACGGCGCATACTAA
- a CDS encoding SCP2 domain-containing protein — protein sequence MFTLPFALPSPGAPVAATVNHLLAQEPWARQELQLHAGKVACIAATPAELRLRATADGMVEAAPADAAPAVTIRLKLSDLPLIAQNRERAFSYVQIEGDAEFANAISRLSQSLRWEAEHDLEKLLGPIAAVRLAAGARAAFGALKSGQQKLAENVAEFLVEEKPVLLRPAMTEDFAAGISRLRDDVERAAKRLDKLEQKLARRSAALQHKTEVQ from the coding sequence ATGTTCACACTTCCTTTTGCACTGCCGTCCCCCGGCGCTCCGGTCGCCGCCACCGTCAATCACCTGCTGGCGCAGGAGCCATGGGCGCGCCAGGAGTTGCAGCTGCACGCGGGCAAGGTCGCCTGCATCGCCGCCACCCCGGCCGAGCTGCGCCTGCGCGCCACCGCCGATGGCATGGTGGAAGCCGCGCCGGCCGATGCGGCGCCGGCCGTGACCATCCGCCTCAAGCTGTCCGACCTGCCGCTGATCGCGCAAAACCGCGAACGCGCGTTTTCCTATGTGCAGATCGAGGGCGACGCCGAATTCGCCAATGCGATTTCCCGCCTGAGCCAGTCGCTGCGCTGGGAAGCCGAGCATGATCTGGAAAAACTGCTGGGACCGATCGCCGCCGTGCGCCTGGCCGCCGGCGCTCGCGCCGCCTTCGGCGCGCTGAAAAGCGGCCAGCAGAAACTGGCCGAGAACGTGGCCGAGTTCCTGGTGGAAGAAAAGCCGGTGCTGCTGCGTCCCGCCATGACCGAGGATTTCGCCGCCGGCATCAGCCGCCTGCGCGACGATGTGGAGCGCGCCGCCAAGCGCCTGGACAAGCTCGAACAAAAACTTGCCCGCCGCAGCGCGGCCCTGCAACACAAGACGGAAGTTCAATGA
- a CDS encoding Tim44 domain-containing protein, with the protein MNMKKILIGATLAISAMSMMAELAARPMGGGRSVGRQSQNVSRMPAQPAQAPAAQRQATQAPAATPPAAPPVKPPSPWKGILGGALLGLGVGALLSHFGLGGAMASAISSILMIALIGGVIFFIVRMIRNKSAGPRPAPAAFGGNGGGFGGNSGGNVGGFGAPQGGSSTPEIGSRLQPSAFQPAQPAFEPAAAPAPVPHQQWGVPADFDQPAFLRHAKSNFIRLQAAWDKSDVNDIREFTTPEVFAELKMQIQERGGKADYTDVVTIDAELLGIENNGTDYLASVKFTGQIKPAPDALAEPFNEVWNLVKPVSGSGGWLLGGIQQLA; encoded by the coding sequence ATGAACATGAAGAAAATCCTGATCGGCGCCACCCTAGCCATCTCCGCGATGAGCATGATGGCCGAACTGGCAGCCCGCCCGATGGGCGGCGGCCGCTCGGTCGGCCGTCAGTCGCAGAACGTGAGCCGCATGCCGGCCCAGCCGGCGCAAGCGCCGGCAGCCCAGCGCCAAGCCACGCAGGCACCAGCCGCTACGCCACCGGCCGCGCCTCCCGTGAAACCGCCTAGCCCATGGAAGGGCATTCTGGGCGGCGCCCTGCTGGGTCTGGGTGTTGGCGCGCTGCTGTCCCACTTCGGTCTGGGCGGCGCGATGGCCAGCGCCATCAGCTCGATCCTGATGATCGCCCTGATCGGCGGTGTGATCTTCTTCATCGTGCGCATGATCCGCAACAAGTCGGCCGGTCCGCGTCCAGCCCCGGCCGCGTTCGGCGGTAATGGCGGCGGTTTCGGCGGCAACAGCGGCGGCAATGTGGGCGGCTTCGGCGCGCCACAAGGCGGCAGCAGCACGCCGGAAATCGGCTCGCGCCTGCAGCCGTCGGCTTTCCAGCCGGCCCAGCCGGCGTTTGAACCAGCGGCCGCGCCGGCGCCTGTGCCGCACCAGCAATGGGGCGTGCCGGCCGATTTCGACCAGCCTGCTTTCCTGCGCCATGCCAAGAGCAATTTCATCCGCCTGCAAGCGGCCTGGGATAAATCCGATGTCAACGATATCCGCGAGTTCACCACGCCGGAAGTGTTCGCCGAACTGAAGATGCAAATCCAGGAACGCGGCGGCAAGGCCGATTACACCGATGTGGTGACCATCGACGCTGAGCTGCTGGGCATTGAAAACAATGGCACCGATTACCTGGCCAGCGTGAAATTCACCGGCCAGATCAAGCCGGCGCCCGATGCCCTGGCCGAGCCTTTCAACGAAGTCTGGAACCTGGTCAAGCCGGTGTCCGGTTCCGGCGGCTGGCTGCTGGGCGGTATCCAGCAGCTTGCCTGA
- the ubiE gene encoding bifunctional demethylmenaquinone methyltransferase/2-methoxy-6-polyprenyl-1,4-benzoquinol methylase UbiE, with amino-acid sequence MTNTTHFGYKTVSEDDKVKEVAKVFHSVASKYDVMNDLMSAGLHRLWKTFTIANAAVRPGFKVLDIAGGTGDLAKVFAKQAGPTGEVWLTDINESMLRVGRDRLLNRGQVTPTLLCDAEKLPFPDNYFDRVSVAFGLRNMTHKDVALSEMRRVLKPGGKLLVLEFSKVAAPLQKPYDLYSFSVLPWMGQKIAGDAESYRYLAESIRMHPDQETLKTMMQAAGLERVQYYNLTAGVAALHTGIKL; translated from the coding sequence ATGACCAATACCACCCATTTCGGCTATAAAACCGTTTCCGAAGACGATAAAGTCAAGGAAGTCGCCAAGGTCTTCCACTCCGTCGCCAGCAAGTATGATGTGATGAACGACCTGATGTCGGCCGGCTTGCACCGCCTCTGGAAGACCTTCACCATCGCCAACGCGGCCGTGCGCCCGGGCTTCAAGGTGCTCGACATCGCGGGCGGTACCGGCGATCTGGCCAAGGTGTTTGCCAAGCAGGCTGGGCCGACCGGCGAGGTCTGGCTGACCGATATCAACGAATCCATGCTGCGCGTCGGCCGCGACCGCCTCTTGAATCGCGGCCAGGTCACCCCCACCTTGCTGTGTGATGCGGAAAAACTGCCTTTCCCGGACAATTACTTCGACCGGGTCAGCGTCGCCTTCGGCCTGCGCAATATGACGCACAAGGATGTGGCCCTGTCCGAAATGCGCCGCGTGCTGAAGCCGGGCGGCAAGCTGCTGGTGCTGGAATTTTCGAAAGTCGCGGCGCCGCTGCAAAAACCGTATGATTTGTATTCGTTCTCGGTGCTGCCGTGGATGGGCCAGAAAATCGCTGGCGACGCGGAGAGCTACCGTTACCTGGCCGAGTCCATCCGCATGCACCCGGACCAGGAAACCCTCAAGACCATGATGCAGGCAGCCGGTCTTGAGCGCGTGCAGTATTACAACCTGACGGCAGGTGTGGCCGCTTTACACACCGGTATCAAACTGTAG
- a CDS encoding gamma-butyrobetaine hydroxylase-like domain-containing protein, with protein sequence MHNPTGLTVHSKSRVLEVSFDDGATFSIPFELLRVYSPSAEVKGHGPGQEVLQVGKSEVGVSDLEPVGNYAVKPIFTDGHNSGLYTWDYLYDLGARQDQHWAAYLVRLQAAGFTSDSGRAPGAVLPSAANAQPRGCGHKH encoded by the coding sequence ATGCATAACCCCACCGGTCTGACGGTCCACAGCAAATCGCGCGTGCTCGAAGTGAGCTTTGACGATGGCGCCACCTTCTCGATTCCCTTTGAGCTGCTGCGCGTGTATTCGCCGTCGGCTGAAGTGAAGGGCCATGGGCCGGGGCAGGAAGTGCTGCAGGTCGGCAAAAGCGAGGTCGGCGTGAGCGATCTGGAGCCGGTTGGCAATTACGCCGTCAAACCGATTTTCACCGACGGGCATAACAGCGGCTTGTACACCTGGGATTATCTCTACGATCTGGGCGCGCGCCAGGACCAGCACTGGGCCGCCTATCTGGTTCGCCTGCAAGCCGCCGGCTTCACCAGCGACAGCGGCCGCGCGCCCGGCGCCGTGCTGCCCAGCGCCGCGAACGCCCAGCCGCGCGGCTGCGGCCACAAGCACTAA
- a CDS encoding HIT family protein — MSVNKPCDLCTLLAAFAGGDDAALVWRDERLSVVLVDEAGYPGYCRVVWNAHVKEMTDLAPEDREHVMRAVWQVELAQREVMAPHKVNVASFGNMTPHVHWHVIPRYTDDAHFPNPTWGAQQREAPVQAVVERSAMLPALRAAIIQRLSA; from the coding sequence ATGAGTGTAAACAAGCCCTGCGATCTGTGCACCTTGCTGGCCGCCTTCGCCGGCGGCGACGATGCGGCCCTGGTCTGGCGCGACGAGCGCCTGTCGGTGGTGCTGGTCGACGAAGCCGGCTATCCGGGTTATTGCCGCGTGGTGTGGAACGCCCATGTCAAGGAAATGACCGACCTCGCGCCCGAGGACCGCGAGCACGTGATGCGCGCCGTGTGGCAGGTGGAATTGGCGCAGCGCGAGGTGATGGCGCCGCATAAGGTGAACGTCGCCAGCTTCGGCAATATGACCCCGCACGTGCACTGGCATGTGATCCCGCGTTACACTGACGATGCGCACTTCCCGAATCCAACCTGGGGTGCGCAGCAGCGCGAGGCGCCGGTGCAGGCCGTGGTCGAGCGCAGCGCCATGCTGCCGGCCTTGCGGGCGGCGATCATTCAACGGCTGAGTGCCTGA